The Osmia lignaria lignaria isolate PbOS001 chromosome 14, iyOsmLign1, whole genome shotgun sequence genome has a window encoding:
- the LOC117605671 gene encoding uncharacterized protein LOC117605671 isoform X1, whose amino-acid sequence MKGFVFLLIVTLLAHTHGAPSETSSWKDTVEQLQKEIRVKKDETIQRLHDWGSALLPNLDKLAGFGRNPQNSVKKESDRNEVRKPSNPFDLLPGNRWSSPYNRKNQGKNSESTNLKEKESTDEKFNQRNPYKRSSQENDPHNNRNPLDWIFNKKRPKQNNNESGEKDQPNKKDSSESSTSTDEISAAISHTRKQTNHKQREKNKNSAKNNNSSQDSSEKDSPNTKDSSELSNSIDQIRSSHSHSDKERDRKHQRNSQHDSKEKDTNEEEFKGFLTKVKEKVENATYIIQMLKHNKNNECRHLTPIEMYYRRLYEYNKARYIEWSKKLGIKKYILSHLKNLSIEKLLHICKIKKQINHEHRLILIKKCINVHLSINDTFEIVTEPPPLSPQDPTSWKCGKTTKPPWPVTQSTSTWQNNWSSSIEASSTMTKIPNTSRTKRSTQTQATEDSSVSSSSPNTVSSKEPTSTTTEEPRHSSNSTDSSSGQPTGPSQQTNTEEPTSPSQATGSTETRPSEEPTESSSLSSTGSSAGGPSSTESSGPPQSTSTEESTSPSQSTGSSETRPSERSTESSSLSSTRSSAGPSSSTTGGPSSAEPSGSSESTSTEEPTSQSQSTGSTGTIPCEEPTESSRLSSTGSSAGPSSPTTGGTSWTESSGPPQSTGTDESTSPSQSTGSTETRPSEEPTENSSLSSTGSSAGPSSSTTGGPSSAEPSDSPESTSTQEPTSQSQSTGSTETRPSEEPTESSSLSSTGSSAGPSSPTTGGTSWTESSGPPQSTGTDESTSPSQSTGSTETRPSEGPTESSSLSSTGSSAGPSTSTTEGPSSAEPSGSSESTSTEEPTSQSQSTGSTKTRPSEEPTESSSLSSTGSSAGPSSPTTGGTSSTESSGPPQSTGTDESTSPSQSTGSTETRPSEGPTESSSLSSTGSSAGPSSSTTGGPSSAEPSGSSESTSTEEPTSQSQSTGSTGTIPCEEPTESSSLSSTGSSAGPSSSTTGGSSSSEPSRSSESTSTDEPTSQSQSTGTTGTIPCEEPTESSSLSSIGSSAGRSSSTTGGPSSSEPSGSSESTSTVEPTRPSQSTGNTETRPSEEPTEISSLSSIGSSAGPSSSTSSGPSSSEPSRSSESTSTDEPTSQSQSTGTTGTPPCEEPTESSSLSSTGSPAGPSSSTTGGPSSAESSGPSESTSTEEPTSPSQSTGSTETSPPEEPTESSSLSSTGSSAGPSSSTTEGPSSAEPSGSSESTSTEEPTSQSQSTGSTETRPSEEPTESSSLSSTGSSAGPSSPTTGGTSSTESSGPPQSTGTDESTSPSQSTGNTETRPSEGPTESSSLSSTGSSAGPSSSTTGGPSSAEPSGSSESTSTEEPTSPSQSTGSTETRPSEEPTESSSLSSTGSSAGPSSSSTDGSSSTESSGPSESTSTEEPTSPSQSTGSTETPPPEEPTESSSLSSTGSSAGPSSSTTEGPSSAEPSGSSESTSTEEPTSQSQSTGSTGTIPCEEPTDSSRLSSTGSSAGPSSPTTGGTSSTESSRPPQSTGTDESTSPSQSTGSTETRPSEGPTESSSLSSTGSSAGPSSSTTGGTSSAEPSGSSESTSTEEPTSQSQSTGSTETRPSDEPTESSSLSSTGSSAGPSSSTTGGPSSSEPSRSSESTSTDEPTSQSQSTGTTGTLPCKEPTESSSLSSTGSSAGPSSSTTGGPSSAEPSDSSESTSTQEPTSQSQSTGSTETRPSEEPTESSSLSSTGSSAGPSSSTTGGPSSVEPSGSSESTSTEEPTSQSRSTGSTGTIPCEESTESSRLSSTGSSARPSSSTTGGPSSAEPSVSSESTSTEEPTSQSQSTGSTETRPSEEPTESSSLSSTGSSAGPSSSTTGGPSSSEPSRSSESTSTDEPTSQSQSTGTTGTIPCEEPTESSSLSSIGSSAGPSSSTAGGPSSSEPSGSSESTSTVEPTRPSQSTGNTETRPSEEPTEISSLSSIGSSAGPSSSTSSGPSSSEPSGSSESTSTEEPTSQSRSTGSTGTIPCEEPTESSSLSSTGSSAGPSSSTTGGSSSSEPSRSSESTSTDEPTSQSQSTGTTGTLPCEEPTESSSLSSTGSPAGPSSSTTGGPSSAEPTDSAESTSTQEPTSQSQSTGSTETRPSEEPTESSSLSSTGSSAGPSSPTTGGTSSTESSGPPQSTGTDESTSPSQSTGSTETRPSEGPTESSSLSSTGSSAGPSSSTTGGPSSAEPSGSSESTSTEEPTSPSQSTGSTETRPSEEPTESTSLSSIIPSSVTTSGSTRSTSAEDSRDVSRPRRDTSSRAADGYVESTIQISTEMSGTTERQPQTTGSSNIPSSVTGRETSQSESTVASISTLEPAKSSSQSTEWLAESSTLSGTQTVSDVSTLASENIVISGNVEVAVESNIGGSSANKSIVESGTFNLTIEDVAKANITGFHINGSSIVMDGELIRTNGTGSHGVVIVDQIHISGSLDISVEEHNETILPNPGSLTSLGKNRTRIPGSGSPILQINETGGNVVSSNDLSRGSIALPITPSQGLESTVETQLNDLQTKTYVNNIQFTDENSVTVGKSIFAFGNDNNIRSNAALDTAVSRASASLQAAGGSNSDSSMKKVVVSVV is encoded by the exons ATGAAAG GTTTCGTCTTCCTTCTAATTGTCACTTTACTTGCGCATACGCATGGTGCACCATCTGAAACCTCATCATGGAAAGACACGGTAGAACAATTGCAAAAGGAAATAAGGGTAAAAAAAGATGAAACTATTCAGCGACTTCACGACTGGGGCTCAGCACTATTGCCCAATCTCGACAAACTAGCAGGGTTTGGAAGAAATCCccaaaattctgtgaaaaaagaaagtgaTAGAAACGAGGTAAGGAAACCTTCAAATCCATTCGATTTACTGCCAGGAAACAGGTGGAGTTCCCCTTATAACCGAAAAAATCAGGGGAAGAATTCTGAGAGTACAAATTTGAAGGAGAAAGAATCCACGGATGAAAAGTTTAACCAACGAAACCCATACAAAAGAAGCTCTCAAGAAAATGATCCTCACAACAACAGAAATCCTCTCGACTGGATTTTTAATAAGAAGCGTCCAAAACAAAATAACAATGAATCAGGCGAAAAGGACCAACCCAATAAGAAAGACTCTTCAGAATCTTCAACTTCAACAGATGAAATCAGCGCAGCAATTTCACACACTCGCAAGCAAACAAATCAtaaacagagagaaaaaaataaaaacagcgCAAAAAACAATAACAGTTCACAGGATTCGAGTGAAAAGGATTCACCCAATACAAAGGATTCTTCAGAATTATCAAATTCAATTGATCAAATTAGATCCTCCCATTCACATTCTGATAAAGAAAGAGACAGAAAACATCAGAGAAATAGCCAACATGATTCAAAAGAAAAGGATACGAATGAGGAAGAATTCAAAGGATTCTTaacgaaagtaaaagaaaaagtgGAAAATGCTACGTATATAATACAAATGCTTAAACACAACAAGAACAACGAATGTAGACACCTTACACCAATAGAAATGTACTACAGAAGATTATACGAATATAACAAGGCTAGATACATTGAATGGAGCAAGAAACTGGGCATAAAAAAGTACATACTAagccatttaaaaaatttaagcaTAGAAAAACTGTTGCATATCtgcaaaataaagaaacaaatcaACCACGAGCATCGgctaattctaattaaaaaatgtattaatgtCCACCTCTCCATTAACGATACCTTCGAAATTGTGACAGAACCACCACCACTTTCACCACAAGATCCAACGTCCTGGAAGTgtggaaaaacaacaaaacctCCATGGCCAGTAACACAGTCCACTTCCACATGGCAAAATAATTGGAGCTCGAGCATAGAAGCTAGCAGCACAATGACAAAAATACCAAATACTTCACGGACAAAGCGAAGCACCCAAACACAGGCAACGGAGGACAGCAGCGTGAGCTCCAGTTCGCCCAACACcgtaagctcaaaggaaccaaCGTCCACCACAACGGAGGAACCAAGGCATTCCAGTAACAGTACCGACTCATCATCTGGACAACCAACCGGGCCCTCTCAGCAGACAAACACAGAAGAACCTACGAGCCCATCGCAGGCAACAGGCAGTACTGAAACACGGCCATCTGAGGAACCTACGGAGAGCTCCAGCTTGAGCAGCACTGGAAGTTCAGCTGGCGGACCATCGTCGACAGAATCATCCGGGCCCCCTCAGTCGACAAGTACAGAAGAATCTACGAGCCCATCACAGTCAACAGGCAGTAGCGAAACACGCCCATCTGAGAGATCTACGGAGAGCTCCAGCTTGAGCAGCACTAGAAGTTCTGCTGGACCCTCTTCCTCGACAACTGGAGGACCGTCATCGGCAGAACCATCGGGCTCTTCTGAGTCAACTAGTACAGAAGAACCTACTAGCCAATCGCAGTCAACAGGTAGTACTGGAACCATCCCGTGTGAAGAACCTACGGAAAGCTCCAGATTGAGCAGCACAGGAAGTTCAGCTGGACCTTCCTCTCCGACAACTGGCGGAACATCATGGACAGAATCATCCGGGCCCCCCCAGTCGACAGGTACAGATGAATCTACGAGCCCATCACAGTCAACAGGCAGTACCGAAACACGCCCATCTGAGGAACCTACAGAGAACTCCAGCTTGAGCAGCACTGGAAGTTCAGCTGGACCTTCTTCCTCTACAACTGGCGGACCATCATCGGCAGAACCATCGGACTCCCCTGAGTCAACTAGTACACAAGAACCTACTAGCCAATCGCAGTCAACAGGCAGTACCGAAACGCGCCCATCCGAGGAACCTACGGAGAGCTCCAGCTTGAGTAGCACTGGAAGTTCAGCTGGACCTTCCTCTCCGACAACTGGCGGAACATCATGGACAGAATCATCCGGGCCCCCCCAGTCGACAGGTACAGATGAATCTACGAGCCCATCACAGTCAACAGGCAGTACCGAAACACGCCCATCTGAGGGACCTACGGAGAGCTCCAGCTTGAGCAGCACTGGAAGTTCTGCTGGACCTTCTACCTCGACAACTGAAGGACCGTCATCGGCAGAACCATCAGGTTCTTCTGAGTCAACTAGTACAGAAGAACCTACTAGCCAATCGCAGTCAACAGGCAGTACCAAAACGCGCCCATCTGAGGAACCTACGGAGAGCTCCAGCTTGAGTAGCACTGGAAGTTCAGCTGGACCTTCCTCTCCGACAACTGGCGGAACATCATCGACAGAATCATCCGGGCCCCCCCAGTCGACAGGTACAGATGAATCTACGAGCCCATCACAGTCAACAGGCAGTACCGAAACACGCCCATCTGAGGGACCTACGGAGAGCTCCAGCTTGAGCAGCACTGGAAGTTCTGCTGGACCTTCATCCTCGACAACTGGAGGACCGTCATCGGCAGAACCATCGGGCTCCTCTGAGTCAACTAGTACAGAAGAACCTACTAGCCAATCGCAGTCAACAGGTAGTACTGGAACCATCCCGTGTGAGGAACCTACGGAAAGCTCCAGCTTGAGCAGCACAGGAAGTTCAGCTGGACCTTCTTCCTCTACAACTGGAGGATCATCATCGTCAGAACCATCGCGGTCCTCTGAGTCAACTAGTACAGACGAACCTACTAGCCAGTCGCAGTCAACGGGTACTACTGGAACCATCCCGTGTGAGGAACCTACGGAGAGCTCCAGCTTGAGCAGCATTGGTAGTTCTGCTGGACGTTCTTCCTCGACAACTGGAGGACCATCATCGTCAGAACCATCGGGGTCCTCTGAGTCAACAAGTACGGTAGAACCTACGAGGCCATCACAGTCAACAGGCAATACCGAAACCCGCCCATCTGAGGAACCTACGGAGATCTCCAGTTTGAGCAGCATTGGTAGTTCTGCTGGACCTTCTTCCTCTACAAGTAGCGGACCATCATCGTCAGAACCATCGCGGTCCTCTGAGTCAACTAGTACAGACGAACCTACTAGCCAATCGCAGTCAACGGGTACTACTGGGACCCCCCCATGTGAGGAACCTACGGAGAGCTCCAGCTTGAGCAGCACTGGAAGTCCAGCTGGACCTTCTTCCTCTACAACTGGCGGACCATCATCGGCAGAATCATCCGGACCCTCCGAGTCGACAAGTACAGAAGAACCTACAAGCCCATCGCAATCAACAGGCAGTACCGAAACCAGCCCACCTGAGGAACCTACGGAGAGCTCCAGCTTGAGCAGCACTGGAAGTTCTGCTGGACCTTCTTCCTCGACAACTGAAGGACCGTCATCGGCGGAACCATCAGGTTCTTCTGAGTCAACTAGTACAGAAGAACCTACTAGCCAATCGCAGTCAACAGGCAGTACCGAAACGCGCCCATCTGAGGAACCTACGGAGAGCTCCAGCTTGAGTAGCACTGGAAGTTCAGCTGGACCTTCCTCTCCGACAACTGGCGGAACATCATCGACAGAATCATCCGGGCCCCCCCAGTCGACAGGTACAGATGAATCTACGAGCCCATCACAGTCAACAGGCAATACCGAAACACGCCCATCTGAGGGACCTACGGAGAGCTCCAGCTTGAGCAGCACTGGAAGTTCTGCTGGACCTTCTTCCTCGACAACTGGAGGACCGTCATCGGCAGAACCATCGGGCTCTTCTGAGTCAACTAGTACAGAAGAACCTACTAGCCCATCACAGTCAACAGGCAGTACCGAAACGCGCCCATCTGAGGAACCTACGGAGAGCTCCAGCTTGAGCAGCACTGGAAGTTCAGCTGGACCTTCTTCTTCGTCAACTGACGGATCATCATCGACAGAATCATCCGGACCCTCTGAGTCGACAAGTACAGAAGAACCTACAAGCCCATCGCAGTCAACAGGCAGTACCGAAACGCCCCCACCTGAGGAACCTACGGAGAGCTCCAGCTTGAGCAGCACTGGAAGTTCAGCTGGACCTTCTTCCTCGACAACTGAAGGACCGTCATCGGCAGAACCATCAGGTTCTTCTGAGTCAACTAGTACAGAAGAACCTACTAGCCAATCGCAGTCAACAGGTAGTACTGGAACCATCCCGTGTGAGGAACCTACGGATAGCTCCAGATTGAGCAGCACAGGAAGTTCAGCTGGACCTTCCTCTCCGACAACTGGCGGAACATCATCGACAGAATCATCCAGGCCCCCCCAGTCGACAGGTACAGATGAATCTACGAGCCCATCACAGTCAACAGGCAGTACCGAAACACGCCCATCTGAGGGACCTACGGAGAGCTCCAGCTTGAGCAGCACTGGAAGTTCTGCTGGACCTTCTTCCTCGACAACTG GCGGAACATCATCGGCAGAACCATCGGGCTCCTCTGAGTCAACTAGTACAGAAGAACCTACTAGCCAATCGCAGTCAACAGGCAGTACCGAAACGCGCCCATCTGATGAACCTACGGAGAGCTCCAGCTTGAGCAGCACTGGAAGTTCAGCTGGACCTTCTTCCTCTACAACTGGAGGACCATCATCGTCAGAACCATCGCGGTCCTCCGAGTCAACTAGTACAGACGAACCTACTAGCCAGTCGCAGTCAACGGGTACTACTGGGACCCTCCCATGTAAGGAACCTACGGAGAGCTCCAGCTTGAGCAGCACTGGAAGTTCAGCTGGACCTTCTTCCTCTACAACTGGCGGACCATCATCGGCCGAACCATCGGACTCCTCTGAGTCAACTAGTACACAAGAACCTACTAGCCAATCGCAGTCAACAGGCAGTACTGAAACGCGCCCATCTGAGGAACCTACGGAGAGCTCCAGCTTGAGTAGCACTGGAAGTTCAGCTGGACCTTCTTCCTCTACAACTGGCGGACCATCATCGGTAGAACCATCGGGCTCCTCTGAGTCAACTAGTACAGAAGAACCTACTAGCCAGTCGCGGTCAACAGGTAGTACTGGAACCATCCCGTGTGAGGAATCTACGGAAAGCTCCAGATTGAGCAGCACTGGAAGTTCAGCTAGACCTTCTTCCTCTACAACTGGTGGACCATCATCAGCAGAACCATCGGTCTCCTCTGAGTCAACTAGTACAGAAGAACCTACTAGCCAATCGCAGTCAACAGGCAGTACCGAAACGCGCCCATCTGAGGAACCTACGGAGAGCTCCAGCTTGAGCAGCACTGGAAGTTCAGCTGGACCTTCTTCCTCTACAACTGGCGGACCATCATCGTCAGAACCATCGCGGTCCTCTGAGTCAACTAGTACAGACGAACCTACTAGCCAGTCGCAGTCAACGGGTACTACTGGAACCATCCCGTGTGAGGAACCTACGGAGAGCTCCAGCTTGAGCAGCATTGGTAGTTCTGCTGGACCTTCTTCCTCGACAGCTGGAGGACCATCATCGTCAGAACCATCGGGGTCCTCTGAGTCAACAAGTACGGTAGAACCTACGAGGCCATCACAGTCAACAGGCAATACCGAAACCCGCCCATCTGAGGAACCTACGGAGATCTCCAGTTTGAGCAGCATTGGTAGTTCTGCTGGACCTTCTTCCTCTACAAGTAGCGGACCATCATCGTCAGAACCATCGGGCTCCTCTGAGTCAACTAGTACAGAAGAACCTACTAGCCAGTCGCGGTCAACAGGTAGTACTGGAACCATCCCGTGTGAGGAACCTACGGAAAGCTCCAGCTTGAGCAGCACAGGAAGTTCAGCTGGACCTTCTTCCTCTACAACTGGAGGATCATCATCGTCAGAACCATCGCGGTCCTCTGAGTCAACTAGTACAGACGAACCTACTAGCCAATCGCAGTCAACGGGTACTACTGGGACCCTCCCATGTGAGGAACCTACGGAGAGCTCCAGCTTGAGCAGCACTGGAAGTCCAGCTGGACCTTCTTCCTCTACAACTGGCGGACCATCATCGGCAGAACCAACGGACTCCGCTGAGTCAACTAGTACACAAGAACCTACTAGCCAATCGCAGTCAACAGGCAGTACCGAAACGCGCCCATCTGAGGAACCTACGGAGAGCTCCAGCTTGAGTAGCACTGGAAGTTCAGCTGGACCTTCCTCTCCGACAACTGGCGGAACATCATCGACAGAATCATCCGGGCCCCCCCAGTCGACAGGTACAGATGAATCTACGAGCCCATCACAGTCAACAGGCAGTACCGAAACACGCCCATCTGAGGGACCGACGGAGAGCTCCAGCTTGAGCAGCACTGGAAGTTCTGCTGGACCTTCTTCCTCGACAACTGGAGGACCGTCATCGGCAGAACCATCGGGCTCTTCTGAGTCAACTAGTACAGAAGAACCTACTAGCCCATCACAGTCAACAGGCAGTACCGAAACGCGCCCATCTGAGGAAC CTACGGAGAGCACCAGCTTGAGCAGTATTATACCATCCTCGGTAACTACTAGTGGTAGTACTCGTTCTACAAGTGCCGAAGATTCTAGGGATGTTTCTCGACCACGACGAGACACGTCATCGCGCGCTGCTGATGGTTATGTGGAAAGCACAATCCAAATCTCGACTGAGATGTCTGGCACTACCGAGCGTCAACCGCAGACTACAGGCAGTAGCAATATTCCTTCATCGGTGACTGGTCGTGAAACGTCACAATCTGAAAGTACCGTGGCATCTATTAGTACTTTGGAGCCGGCAAAGAGTTCTTCACAATCTACTGAGTGGCTTGCCGAAAGCTCTACCTTAAGTGGTACGCAAACTGTATCCGATGTTTCAACGTTGGCATCCGAAAATATTGTTATATCTGGTAACGTAGAAGTTGCTGTTGAGAGCAATATTGGCGGCAGCTCTGCTAATAAGAGCATAGTGGAATCTGGTACTTTTAATCTAACAATAGAGGACGTTGCGAAAGCCAATATAACTGGTTTTCATATTAACGGATCTTCTATTGTAATGGACGGAGAGTTGATTAGAACGAATGGTACAGGATCTCACGGAGTTGTTATTGTGGACCAAATTCATATTTCTGGCAGTCTTGATATTAGTGTTGAGGAACACAATGAGACCATTTTGCCTAATCCCGGTAGTTTGACGAGTTTGGGTAAGAACAGAACCAGGATACCTGGATCAGGGTCACCTATATTACAAATTAATGAAACCGGTGGGAATGTTGTTTCTTCCAATGATCTGTCGAGGGGATCTATAGCACTCCCTATTACCCCTTCACAAGGTTTGGAATCAACTGTGGAAACACAGCTAAATGATTTACAGACGAAGACATATGTGAATAATATACAATTTACTGACGAGAATTCGGTAACTGTGGGGAAAAGTATATTCGCTTTtggtaatgataataatattaggAGTAATGCTGCACTCGATACAGCTGTTTCTAGAGCATCAGCGTCACTTCAGGCAGCTGGAGGTTCCAATTCAGATTCTTCCATGAAGAAGGTCGTCGTTTCCGTtgtatag